The following are encoded in a window of Rosa chinensis cultivar Old Blush chromosome 4, RchiOBHm-V2, whole genome shotgun sequence genomic DNA:
- the LOC112198260 gene encoding bet1-like SNARE 1-1 — MSYRSVHRASKASLLDGLEEGGLRASSSYSDINEKDNDKAVQSLQDRVVFLKRITGDIHEEVESHNRLLDRMGNDMDASRGIMSGTMDRFKRVFEKKSSRRMCVLVGYFVAFFLIIYFLFRVRRLFIHG, encoded by the exons ATGAGTTACAGAAG TGTGCATCGTGCCTCCAAAGCATCTCTTTTAGATGGCCTTGAGGAAGGTGGTCTCAGGGCCTCCTCCTCATACTCCGATATAAATGAGAAGGACAATGACAAAGCTGTGCAAAGTTTGCAAGACAGAGTTGTTTTCCTAAAGAGA ATAACAGGTGACATACATGAAGAGGTGGAAAGCCATAATCGTTTGCTTGACAGAATG GGAAATGACATGGATGCATCAAGGGGTATAATGTCTGGAACAATGGATCGGTTTAAGAGG GTGTTTGAGAAAAAATCAAGCCGGCGAATGTGTGTACTTGTGGGCTATTTTGTGGCTTTCTTCTTAATCATATACTTTCTCTTCAG GGTTCGCAGATTATTCATTCATGGTTGA
- the LOC112198695 gene encoding putative protein TPRXL, with product MESDVSIETSSMIHVEVLPIGHVPRSIHSPPSAPSTPSTRSRPSLTSPGTPAASTSSSSSEAPLPAPGRTSSPTAKPSPSSESATALPPQISTPSWINSIPPVEPTLSPTSNSAVPSAPPILRCAGLEEQTNS from the coding sequence ATGGAGTCGGACGTGAGCATCGAAACCAGCTCCATGATCCACGTGGAGGTCCTCCCCATCGGCCACGTCCCCCGGTCGATCCACTCTCCGCCGTCAGCTCCATCTACACCGAGCACCAGAAGTCGCCCTTCGCTCACCAGCCCTGGGACTCCGGCAGCCTCAACTTCTAGTTCGTCCTCGGAGGCGCCCCTCCCAGCCCCTGGGAGGACTTCCAGTCCAACCGCAAAACCCTCGCCATCATCGGAATCTGCCACTGCCCTTCCTCCCCAGATCTCGACTCCGTCATGGATCAATTCGATTCCACCTGTAGAGCCTACCCTGTCGCCCACATCGAACTCTGCTGTGCCTTCTGCCCCGCCGATTCTCAGGTGTGCTGGTTTGGAGGAGCAAACCAATAGTTGA
- the LOC112198696 gene encoding AT-hook motif nuclear-localized protein 7 — MYAREELPGEGVEVIAADAPSEYQMAPRAVEHKDKAATGSGEGTGEPKKRGRGRPPQKNVGEGQSSSATGRKEKGQGSSGGGGGGGSGGAGGSGSGGGGGGGGGGGGGGGGGQGNPGAAYNGRSFTPHLISVNAGENVCGSVMRYFHERPRAICVISASGVISSVNLRQQDDEAITYEGRFEILSLSGCLLPHNGAWRGAMSVSLAGANGAILGGGINGILRAATPVQVVVGSFLAGDPKGRGKKKGDAEPPDTEPPPPPPPPPPPPPSPPPPAPEPPPAPGPPPAPPPAAAPPPQEPMGFWGIYDNSWPRMEW; from the exons ATGTACGCCAGAGAAGAACTGCCTGGAGAAGGGGTTGAAGTGATTGCGGCTGATGCTCCCTCGGAGTACCAGATGGCTCCTAGGGCGGTGGAGCACAAGGACAAGGCGGCTACTGGTTCAGGAGAGGGGACGGGTGAGCCAaagaagagagggagagggaggccTCCACAGAAGAATGTAGGGGAAGGGCAGTCCTCCTCAGCCACGGGGAGAAAGGAGAAGGGCCAAGGAAGCAGCGGCGGGGGTGGAGGAGGTGGAAGTGGAGGTGCCGGTGGCAGTGGCAGTGggggcggaggaggaggaggaggaggaggcggtggGGGCGGGGGCGGCGGCCAGG GCAATCCCGGTGCAGCTTATAATGGAAGAAGCTTCACGCCCCACCTCATCTCTGTCAATGCTGGGGAG AATGTCTGCGGGAGCGTTATGAGATATTTCCATGAAAGACCACGAGCAATCTGCGTGATTTCTGCAAGTGGAGTAATCTCTAGTGTTAATCTGCGCCAACAGGATGACGAGGCCATCACATATGAG GGACGTTTCGAAATCCTGAGCTTGTCTGGATGCCTTCTGCCCCATAACGGGGCCTGGCGTGGTGCAATGAGTGTCTCTCTGGCAGGCGCCAACGGTGCAATTTTAGGGGGAGGCATTAATGGAATTCTGAGAGCTGCCACTCCTGTGCAA GTTGTGGTAGGTAGTTTCCTAGCTGGTGATCCGAAAGGAAGGGGTAAGAAGAAGGGGGATGCTGAACCACCTGATACTGAgcctccgcctccgcctccgcctccCCCTCCGCCACCGCCGTCGCCTCCACCGCCAGCACCAGAACCGCCACCTGCACCAGGACCACCACCAGCACCACCACCAGCAgcagcaccaccaccacaagAGCCCATGGGATTCTGGGGGATATACGATAATAGCTGGCCGAGAATGGAATGGTAG
- the LOC112197605 gene encoding protein PSK SIMULATOR 1, whose product MVAELWILKMGNQVSSNLKHALLLQHSKKSNPKATPNNSNTKTQKQTIGILSFEVANVMSKTVYLHKSLTDSEISKLKVEILKSEGVQRLVSSDEAYLLELALAEKLEDLNRVAAVVARLGKRCVEPALQGFEHVYGDLVNGVIEVRELGFLVKDMEGMIRKLERYVNATSNLYSELEVLNELEQATKKFQNNQHEESKRAFEQKLIWQKQDVRHLKDISLWNQTYDKVVELLARTVCTIYATIRGVFGDSGLSRDHGGSIGGGSPPPVSGQIDARRVSQEPLKRVLSKKKGFHSGPFEKAVVVKKGSSFKPQFDSRRGGELALFRAEDFNFPCGTSPGRLFMDCLVSSSVVDDDDVDSAGGYEERGSQTSSCGVANGGLRRDYPNHSGCFSRVQMVMQSNSGGMNGAPFGPKSRLMVYAPPSTVGGSALALHYANVIIVVEKLLRYPYLVGEEARDDLYHMLPTSLRLSLRTNLKSYVKNLAIYDAPLAHDWKETLDGILRWLAPLAHNMIRWQSERNFEQQQIVTRTHVLLLQTLYFADRKKTEAAICQLLVGLNYICRYEHQQNALLDCASSFDFEDCMEWQMQCGASFVD is encoded by the coding sequence ATGGTTGCAGAGCTTTGGATATTGAAGATGGGTAACCAGGTAAGCTCGAATCTAAAGCATGCTCTTTTACTTCAGCATTCAaagaaatcaaacccaaaagCCACACCCAATAACTCCAACACCAAAACCCAGAAGCAGACTATAGGGATTCTTTCATTTGAGGTAGCTAAtgttatgtccaagactgtTTATTTACACAAGTCCCTCACAGACTCTGAGATCTCTAAGCTTAAAGTTGAGATCTTGAAGTCTGAGGGGGTCCAGAGGTTGGTCTCTTCTGATGAGGCTTATCTTCTTGAGCTTGCTTTGGCTGAGAAGCTAGAGGACCTGAACCGGGTCGCTGCGGTGGTGGCCAGGCTCGGCAAGAGGTGTGTTGAACCGGCTCTGCAGGGTTTTGAGCATGTTTATGGTGACCTTGTTAATGGGGTTATTGAAGTTAGGGAGTTGGGGTTTTTGGTGAAGGATATGGAGGGTATGATTAGGAAGTTGGAGAGGTATGTGAATGCCACCTCCAATTTGTATAGTGAATTGGAGGTGTTGAATGAGTTGGAGCAAGCCACCAAGAAGTTTCAGAACAACCAACATGAGGAGAGCAAGAGGGCTTTTGAGCAGAAGCTGATTTGGCAGAAGCAAGATGTGAGGCATCTCAAGGACATTTCACTTTGGAACCAGACTTATGATAAGGTTGTGGAGTTGTTGGCAAGGACGGTGTGTACCATTTATGCTACGATTCGTGGGGTTTTCGGAGACTCTGGTTTGAGCAGGGACCATGGAGGGTCAATTGGTGGAGGTTCGCCTCCTCCTGTGTCTGGTCAGATTGATGCGAGGAGGGTTTCCCAGGAGCCATTGAAGAGGGTTCTTAGCAAGAAAAAAGGGTTTCATTCGGGGCCATTTGAGAAAGCTGTGGTGGTGAAAAAGGGGTCAAGTTTTAAGCCTCAGTTTGATTCAAGGAGAGGAGGTGAATTGGCGTTGTTTCGGGCAGAGGATTTCAACTTTCCCTGTGGAACTAGCCCAGGGAGGCTTTTCATGGACTGCCTAGTAAGCAGTTCggttgttgatgatgatgatgttgacAGTGCTGGTGGATACGAGGAGCGGGGTAGCCAAACTTCAAGTTGTGGCGTGGCAAATGGTGGTTTGAGGAGAGATTACCCCAACCATTCGGGTTGTTTTAGTAGAGTGCAAATGGTTATGCAATCTAACTCCGGTGGAATGAATGGTGCCCCATTTGGTCCCAAGAGTAGGTTGATGGTTTATGCTCCACCTTCTACTGTGGGAGGCTCTGCTCTAGCTTTGCATTATGCAAATGTCATAATTGTGGTAGAGAAGTTGCTTCGCTACCCTTATCTAGTGGGTGAGGAAGCTAGGGACGATTTGTATCATATGTTGCCAACGAGTTTAAGACTGTCTCTCAGGACTAATCTCAAGTCCTATGTCAAGAATTTGGCTATATATGATGCACCTCTTGCTCATGATTGGAAGGAGACTCTTGATGGGATATTGAGGTGGCTTGCCCCACTGGCACATAACATGATCAGATGGCAAAGTGAGCGTAATTTTGAGCAACAGCAAATTGTTACACGAACGCATGTTCTTCTGCTTCAGACATTGTATTTTGCTGATagaaaaaaaacagaggcagcAATTTGTCAGCTTCTTGTTGGGTTGAATTATATATGCCGTTATGAGCATCAGCAGAATGCATTATTGGATTGTGCAAgtagttttgattttgaagacTGCATGGAGTGGCAAATGCAATGTGGAGCGTCTTTTGTTGATTGA